The following proteins are encoded in a genomic region of Drosophila willistoni isolate 14030-0811.24 chromosome 3R, UCI_dwil_1.1, whole genome shotgun sequence:
- the LOC6651022 gene encoding LEM domain-containing protein Bocksbeutel yields the protein MSDGLDALSNKELLARCRQYGLPVIPVTDSTRNVITRRLRAAMLGTPLNKSQTQKNANSATTKKSTPRRETIHAEKVNNNTRERQNQSRRTIAHGLDNVSLSGRSVQTTTTVSDVGSQSEDDDYYMVQVPDVGYSKPTQTPPNREDERRMRRSVSLTKSGVLTTSYTREVDAPRYDELDEVNEPTSFTYERPRVSHAPPVHSSPSSYEPDYRRTFATDLNQSRPHLTQTQLNSTSYLDADYNQYSTPKSYESPLRSATNPTPRSPFTSTPESTQPRQRQTVSGSSPSWPAGRLIHPTTKVDTLYPKLDNLYDRQHRQTLPSTGSHRPMDVDTDSEPDEPQLSPSSRLSSNTRPQMRRPLVRQNPQNGPMQQFGELVRALDRQYHLRYYLLLTVLVMVATMIYVVVTPS from the coding sequence ATGTCGGATGGCTTGGACGCGCTCTCAAACAAGGAATTGCTGGCTAGATGCAGGCAATATGGACTGCCAGTTATCCCAGTGACGGACAGCACACGTAATGTGATCACCCGTCGTTTGCGTGCTGCTATGCTAGGAACTCCTCTGAACAAAAGTCAGAcacaaaaaaatgcaaattcagcaacaacaaagaagTCCACTCCTAGACGTGAAACCATACACGCAGAAAAGGTGAACAACAACACGCGTGAGAGACAGAATCAGAGTCGTCGCACGATTGCCCATGGGCTGGATAATGTATCGCTTTCTGGACGCTCTGTTCAGACCACAACAACCGTCTCCGATGTCGGCTCCCAGTCGGAGGATGATGACTATTACATGGTTCAGGTGCCAGATGTGGGTTACTCGAAGCCCACACAAACCCCACCAAACCGGGAGGATGAACGCCGCATGCGACGTTCAGTGTCATTGACAAAGTCTGGAGTATTGACGACATCTTACACACGTGAAGTAGATGCTCCTCGTTATGATGAACTTGATGAAGTTAATGAGCCAACATCTTTCACTTACGAGCGTCCACGAGTGTCCCATGCACCTCCTGTACATTCGTCTCCCTCGAGCTATGAACCAGATTATCGCCGAACTTTCGCCACAGACTTGAATCAGTCCAGGCCGCATCTTACACAGACCCAACTGAACTCCACGAGCTATCTGGATGCTGATTATAACCAATATTCGACACCAAAAAGTTACGAGTCGCCGCTCAGAAGTGCTACAAATCCAACGCCACGGAGCCCTTTTACTAGTACACCTGAATCAACTCAGCCAAGGCAGCGACAAACAGTCAGCGGTAGCAGTCCTTCATGGCCTGCAGGTCGTCTGATTCATCCAACTACTAAAGTGGACACTTTATATCCTAAATTGGATAACTTATATGACAGGCAACATCGTCAAACATTGCCTTCCACGGGCTCCCACAGGCCAATGGACGTAGACACTGATTCGGAACCTGATGAGCCACAATTGAGTCCAAGCTCCAGATTGTCCTCCAACACTAGGCCACAAATGCGTCGACCACTTGTCCGACAAAATCCGCAAAATGGTCCCATGCAACAATTCGGTGAACTAGTCAGGGCCCTGGATCGTCAGTATCACCTAAGATACTATTTGCTTTTGACAGTCCTCGTAATGGTAGCCACAATGATTTACGTCGTAGTGACCCCATCCTGA
- the LOC111519465 gene encoding uncharacterized protein LOC111519465 isoform X1 → MSYSFDCEKMHYNSNIHKLAGCAKKRTNSLTAHKRRASSLVTSRQALRVNASEFVPHSDTQDSPSTEESENEHYASDVCDYRYTTSADSQLLDVMKIGNTWRIAKVPPQLANGLPHFKGPYIPLLRHRLINAEAYGLIKDTNNFNYNNLLMQDLVQQLSKLNNLKDLEDLIKYRTD, encoded by the exons ATGAGCTATAGCTTTGATTGCGAGAAAATGCATTACAATTCCAATATACACAAATTGGCTGGCTGCGCCAAGAAGCGCACGAATTCATTGACTGCACATAAAAGACGTGCATCTTCGTTGGTAACATCTAGACAGGCACTTCGCGTCAATGCTTCGGAGTTTGTGCCCCATTCTGATACACAAGATTCGCCGTCGACAGAAGAAAGCGAGAACGAACATTACGCT TCCGATGTTTGTGACTACAGGTATACCACCAGTGCCGACAGTCAACTTTTGGATGTCATGAAAATTGGTAATACTTGGCGTATTGCCAAAGTGCCTCCGCAGTTGGCCAATG GTTTGCCACATTTTAAAGGTCCTTACATACCCCTTCTGCGCCACCGTCTGATTAATGCAGAAGCTTATGGCCTAATCAAGGATaccaataattttaattataataatttattgatGCAGGATTTGGTTCAACAGTTGTCAAAACTTAATAATTTGAAGGACCTGGAAGATCTTATCAAATACCGGACAGATTAG
- the LOC111519465 gene encoding uncharacterized protein LOC111519465 isoform X2, whose product MSYSFDCEKMHYNSNIHKLAGCAKKRTNSLTAHKRRASSLVTSRQALRVNASEFVPHSDTQDSPSTEESENEHYASDVCDYRYTTSADSQLLDVMKIGNTWRIAKVPPQLANGPYIPLLRHRLINAEAYGLIKDTNNFNYNNLLMQDLVQQLSKLNNLKDLEDLIKYRTD is encoded by the exons ATGAGCTATAGCTTTGATTGCGAGAAAATGCATTACAATTCCAATATACACAAATTGGCTGGCTGCGCCAAGAAGCGCACGAATTCATTGACTGCACATAAAAGACGTGCATCTTCGTTGGTAACATCTAGACAGGCACTTCGCGTCAATGCTTCGGAGTTTGTGCCCCATTCTGATACACAAGATTCGCCGTCGACAGAAGAAAGCGAGAACGAACATTACGCT TCCGATGTTTGTGACTACAGGTATACCACCAGTGCCGACAGTCAACTTTTGGATGTCATGAAAATTGGTAATACTTGGCGTATTGCCAAAGTGCCTCCGCAGTTGGCCAATG GTCCTTACATACCCCTTCTGCGCCACCGTCTGATTAATGCAGAAGCTTATGGCCTAATCAAGGATaccaataattttaattataataatttattgatGCAGGATTTGGTTCAACAGTTGTCAAAACTTAATAATTTGAAGGACCTGGAAGATCTTATCAAATACCGGACAGATTAG
- the LOC6651024 gene encoding NADH dehydrogenase (ubiquinone) 23 kDa subunit, giving the protein MSLTMRIFNASRNGQRMFGTQGARMLAAKRTEPKDIVEVQKGYVYVNNKELSMEFEDITDRAATTMFFGELFRGFGVTLAHIFKEPATINYPFEKGPLSPRFRGEHALRRYPSGEERCIACKLCEAICPAQAITIEAEERADGSRRTTRYDIDMTKCIYCGFCQEACPVDAIVEGPNFEFSTETHEELLYNKEKLLCNGDKWESEIASNLQADHLYR; this is encoded by the exons ATGTCGCTTACAATGCGAATTTTCAATGCATCGCGCAATG GTCAGCGCATGTTTGGGACCCAAGGAGCTCGCATGCTGGCCGCTAAAAGGACCGAGCCCAAAGACATTGTCGAGGTGCAAAAGGGCTATGTGTACGTTAACAACAAGGAGCTGAGCATGGAATTTGAGGATATCACAGATCGTGCAGCCACCACCATGTTCTTTGGTGAACTTTTCCGTGGCTTTGGCGTCACTCTAGCCCACATCTTTAAAGAACCGGCTACTATTAATTATCCATTTGAAAAAGGTCCATTGAGTCCCCGTTTCCGTGGCGAGCATGCCCTTCGTCGCTATCCCAGCGGCGAGGAGCGTTGCATTGCCTGCAAGTTGTGCGAAGCTATTTGCCCCGCCCAGGCTATAACCATTGAAGCAGAAGAGCGTGCTGATGGCAGCAGGCGTACCACACGCTACGATATTGATATGACAAAATGCATCTACTGCGGATTCTGTCAG GAAGCTTGTCCCGTGGACGCCATTGTCGAAGGACCCAATTTTGAATTCTCCACCGAGACTCACGAGGAGCTGCTGTACAACAAGGAGAAATTACTGTGCAATGGGGACAAATGGGAATCGGAAATAGCCTCCAATCTGCAGGCTGATCATTTGTATCGTTAA
- the LOC6651023 gene encoding otefin, with protein MSELDKLSNKELLAKCREHGLPVVPITDTTRNVIIRRLQSAISGTPLKNSKKSTKSSKTVVAKNAKPSRKTIEPVKVAHGKSTTKNTVNLKRRTVPTKGEALEEAPNEDDDEEIEEPRPQSKMARGRKESHTRTSQPPQLKRRSLPATKTVSESASQASDGPPKPTTKRLKLGNELSERGLLPLTKTSVSVTAYVHEEQTSSEEDTTILKRKTACGRKETGQNSDQNTDLKRRTLHTKGRSVQFAPSVSDAGCQADMPSAERETTYRKKETYTLNTRKPTTLVSSLGSQTDNNVYLKPQKTLSGPSDARARRSKLLTRTEVVTTSYIHQIETSEDDKEISSCKRRRICTSPVSCPPPIYESGFGSTFAANLNAVKPSATQAITTSPTALYAPRSTLSGSARSLREESTFSLRKRQGNDNSWPARSEGSIQPTATGSSLYPKLDHFYKQQSLSNPFRGEPMDTDSDLDIMDQQKTYWRPK; from the coding sequence ATGTCTGAGCTAGACAAACTTTCTAACAAGGAGCTGTTAGCCAAGTGTCGGGAACACGGACTGCCAGTTGTTCCCATTACTGACACTACACGTAATGTCATTATTCGAAGATTGCAAAGTGCAATTTCAGGAACGCCATTAAAGAATTCCAAGAAGAGTACAAAAAGTTCGAAGACAGTGGTTGCAAAGAATGCTAAGCCCAGTCGTAAAACCATAGAGCCTGTCAAGGTAGCCCATGGCAAAAGCACAACCAAGAACACTGTTAATCTCAAACGTCGAACAGTTCCCACCAAAGGAGAAGCCTTAGAAGAGGCGCcaaatgaagatgatgatgaagagatTGAAGAACCTCGACCCCAAAGTAAAATGGCACGTGGCAGAAAGGAGAGCCACACTCGAACCAGTCAACCACCTCAATTGAAGCGTCGTTCACTTCCAGCTACAAAAACTGTTTCGGAATCGGCTTCACAAGCCAGTGATGGTCCGCCAAAGCCCACTACAAAGCGTCTCAAATTGGGCAATGAGCTAAGCGAACGAGGACTGTTGCCATTGACAAAGACGAGTGTGTCGGTGACAGCCTATGTACATGAGGAGCAGACATCTTCCGAAGAGGatacaacaattttaaaacGTAAAACGGCATGCGGAAGGAAGGAAACTGGACAAAACAGTGACCAGAACACAGATTTAAAGCGTCGCACATTACATACCAAAGGGCGCTCCGTTCAGTTTGCACCAAGTGTTTCAGATGCGGGTTGTCAGGCAGATATGCCTAGTGCTGAACGCGAAACTACTTATCGCAAAAAGGAAACCTACACTCTGAATACACGGAAACCCACAACTCTCGTTTCAAGTCTAGGCTCCCAGACGGACAATAATGTTTACTTGAAGCCACAGAAGACTTTATCAGGTCCATCTGATGCGCGTGCTAGGCGTTCAAAATTATTAACCAGAACTGAAGTGGTGACCACCTCCTATATACACCAAATTGAGACCTCGGAGGACGATAAGGAAATTAGCTCTTGCAAACGACGTAGGATTTGCACTTCGCCCGTCAGTTGTCCCCCACCCATCTATGAGTCCGGTTTCGGTTCAACTTTTGCAGCTAACTTAAATGCGGTAAAACCAAGTGCCACACAAGCAATTACTACTTCACCCACCGCTCTCTATGCGCCAAGGAGCACTTTAAGTGGCTCAGCCAGATCGCTTCGCGAGGAATCTACATTTTCGCTTAGGAAACGTCAAGGCAATGACAATTCCTGGCCCGCTAGAAGTGAGGGTTCAATTCAACCTACAGCCACGGGTAGCAGTCTTTACCCAAAGTTGGATCATTTTTATAAACAGCAATCTCTTTCAAACCCCTTTAGAGGCGAGCCAATGGATACAGACAGTGATTTGGATATAATGGATCAACAGAAAACTTATTGGCGTCccaaataa
- the LOC6651025 gene encoding actin-related protein 2/3 complex subunit 3 has translation MPAYHSQIKEFRQQVGNIAILPLRTQVRGPAPIANNAESDIIDESLYFFKANVFFRTYEIKSEVDRVLIYVTLYITECLKRLTRCTSKAQGQQEMYSLAISKFDIPGEAGFPLNAVYAKPQAAQDADLMRQYLLQLRHETGNRVLEKVFSTDDGKPNKWWTCFAKKKFMEKSLAGPGQ, from the exons ATGCCG GCCTACCACTCGCAGATCAAAGAGTTCCGCCAACAGGTGGGCAACATTGCCATCCTCCCATTACGTACGCAAGTTCGTGGACCAGCGCCCATTGCTAACAATGCTGAAAGCGACATCATTGATGAGTCACTTTACTTTTTCAAAGCCAATGTATTCTTCCGCACCTACGAGATCAAATCCGAAGTGGATCGCGTACTCATCTATGTTACTCTCTATATAACCGAGTGCCTAAAACGGCTGACTCGTTGCACTAGCAAAGCGCAGGGTCAACAGGAGATGTATAGTCTGGCCATATCGAAGTTCGATATACCCGGCGAGGCAGGATTCCCCTTGAATGCAGTCTATGCCAAGCCGCAGGCTGCTCAAGATGCGGATCTCATGCGGCAATATTTGCTGCAGTTGCGTCATGAGACGGGCAATCGGGTATTGGAGAAGGTCTTTAGTACGGATGATGGCAAGCCGAACAAATGGTGGACTTGCTTTGCCAAGAAAAAGTTCATGGAAAAAAGTCTTGCAGGTCCAGGACAGTGA
- the LOC111519465 gene encoding uncharacterized protein LOC111519465 isoform X3, which translates to MGKKNKMKGSKKKKLEEKAKKSVDTTTTIDLKDVDLANQSEQMAAIISLPSRVDKHIESLTSLQEQLNNLQMEQIRHLDGCIEFIQELKTVKPQTDEEGKIVFETFTLVKAKIKKVFEHFLPKHLEMLEANLESLKLKA; encoded by the exons ATGgggaagaaaaataaaatgaaaggTTCCAAAAAGAAGAAG TTGGAGGAGAAGGCCAAGAAATCGGTGGACACAACCACCACCATTGATCTGAAAGACGTCGATCTTGCGAATCAGTCAGAgcaaatggcggctataatTAGCTTACCGTCTCGTGTGGATAAACACATTGAATCGTTAACATCACTCCAGGAGCAGTTGAATAATTTGCAGATGGAGCAAATACGCCATCTCGATGGCTGCATCGAATTTATTCAAGAGCTTAAGACCGTTAAGCCGCAGACCGATGAGGAGGGGAAAATTGTGTTTGAGACATTTACTCTGGTCAAGGCTAAGATCAAGAAAGTCTTCGAACATTTTTTGCCCAAGCACCTGGAGATGCTAGAAGCAAATCTGGAGTCCTTGAAGCTAAAGgcgtaa